A region of Campylobacter armoricus DNA encodes the following proteins:
- a CDS encoding sensor histidine kinase, producing the protein MKSENFNNTIFKILALYIITSSFFLTIFFVTFYQKEASYIRLNQLTHIYTHHNYILQNIIESRHNQIPLEKINFADISNKLNTSFAIIIDNKTIFSNLSFDAFGILNQLKKNDFIYTKNQKLFIDFLRVRNLDAYIDSNDIKKPRHYFKFLRHKNIHIIIETDDLGFQKEQYSKDNYNNININDFSNELWKLKLKTIFYALICIILLAFIAYVLILLVFKNIKEQFNTLNDFIKDTTHEINTPLSVILASVKKFDDTNLNQSNIKKLNHIKLASKNLNHIYQNLIALNFFIQKDNIKANIDLKELIEQRLEYFEILITQKNLILEKNLSEQFFYANKEEIQILLDNLLSNAIKYTSAFKKISITLDKKTLSIKDEGQGMSQKEIAQIFTRYKRFNQDQGGFGIGLNLVKKIADKNNINIKILSEKDKGSEFILSW; encoded by the coding sequence ATGAAAAGTGAAAATTTTAATAATACTATTTTCAAAATTCTAGCACTTTATATCATCACTAGTAGTTTTTTTCTAACCATATTTTTTGTAACTTTTTATCAAAAAGAAGCAAGCTATATTCGCTTAAATCAACTCACACATATATACACTCATCATAATTATATTTTACAAAATATCATAGAATCAAGACATAATCAAATTCCGCTAGAAAAAATCAACTTTGCTGATATTTCTAACAAACTTAATACTTCATTTGCTATTATCATAGATAATAAAACCATATTTAGCAATCTTTCTTTTGATGCTTTTGGAATCTTAAACCAACTAAAAAAAAATGATTTTATTTATACTAAAAATCAAAAATTATTTATAGATTTTCTAAGAGTTCGAAATCTTGATGCTTATATAGATAGTAATGACATAAAAAAACCTAGACATTATTTTAAATTTTTAAGACATAAAAATATTCATATTATCATAGAAACAGATGATCTTGGTTTTCAAAAAGAACAATATAGCAAAGATAACTATAACAATATTAATATTAATGATTTTTCCAACGAACTATGGAAATTAAAATTAAAAACGATTTTTTATGCTCTTATTTGCATTATTCTACTTGCATTTATTGCTTATGTATTAATACTGCTTGTTTTTAAAAATATAAAAGAACAATTTAATACATTAAATGATTTTATCAAAGATACAACTCATGAAATAAACACACCACTAAGTGTAATATTAGCTAGTGTAAAAAAATTTGATGATACAAATTTAAACCAAAGCAACATAAAAAAATTAAATCACATTAAATTAGCTAGCAAAAATTTAAACCATATTTATCAAAATCTTATAGCCTTAAATTTTTTTATACAAAAAGACAACATTAAAGCAAATATTGATTTAAAAGAATTAATTGAGCAAAGGTTAGAATACTTTGAAATTTTAATTACACAAAAAAATCTTATTTTAGAAAAAAATCTTTCAGAGCAATTTTTTTATGCTAATAAAGAAGAAATTCAAATATTGCTTGATAATCTTTTAAGTAATGCTATAAAATATACTAGTGCTTTTAAAAAAATATCTATTACATTAGATAAAAAAACACTAAGTATTAAAGATGAAGGTCAGGGAATGAGTCAAAAAGAAATTGCCCAAATCTTTACTCGCTATAAGCGTTTTAATCAAGATCAAGGTGGCTTTGGTATAGGCTTA
- a CDS encoding response regulator transcription factor yields MSARILLLEDDLSLNEIIKDALEDEGFEVSCVYDAQETLEKAYEKNFDLWIFDVKVPKGNGFEVLKELRESAKSTPAIFLTSLSMLDDVKQGFLVGCDDYIKKPFDIDELIIRVKNIIKRNFNHQKEELISLNSSKNISFDPINKTLYQNKKIIDLTNKEKDLLALLLKNRPHFVSLEKIFDEIWTFDEEPTIMSLRVYIKNLRKILGKDIIANQRNIGYAVRLEDEK; encoded by the coding sequence ATGTCTGCTAGAATTTTACTTTTAGAAGATGATTTAAGTTTAAATGAAATCATCAAAGATGCCTTAGAAGATGAAGGTTTTGAAGTTTCTTGTGTGTATGATGCACAAGAAACTTTAGAAAAAGCATATGAAAAAAATTTTGATCTTTGGATTTTTGATGTAAAAGTTCCAAAAGGAAATGGTTTTGAAGTCTTAAAGGAACTAAGAGAAAGTGCAAAAAGCACTCCTGCTATATTTTTAACTTCTTTATCTATGCTTGATGATGTAAAACAAGGATTTTTAGTAGGTTGTGATGATTATATTAAAAAGCCATTTGACATAGACGAGCTGATTATACGAGTTAAAAATATTATAAAAAGAAATTTTAACCATCAAAAAGAAGAATTAATTTCGCTAAATTCTTCAAAAAATATTTCTTTTGATCCTATTAATAAAACTCTTTATCAAAATAAAAAAATTATTGATTTAACAAATAAAGAAAAAGATCTTTTAGCGTTACTTTTAAAAAATCGTCCTCATTTTGTAAGCCTTGAGAAAATTTTTGATGAAATTTGGACTTTTGATGAAGAACCAACCATTATGAGTCTTAGAGTTTATATAAAAAATCTAAGAAAAATTTTAGGGAAAGATATTATCGCTAATCAAAGAAATATAGGTTATGCTGTTAGGCTAGAAGATGAAAAGTGA
- a CDS encoding DUF1104 domain-containing protein, with the protein MKKTISLFIISSLAATLALGADFSKKSNDEILNLAKSVSAQDQADLMIEMRKRMNEMKYNDAQEYHYQFRNNLRENVSKLTPQERSQRRVIVQQNMQNITDKMNGKEIRELNLHHRGYSKGMHHRGYHSQTQPYDCPMR; encoded by the coding sequence ATGAAAAAAACTATAAGTTTATTTATCATAAGTTCTTTGGCTGCTACTTTAGCTTTAGGTGCTGATTTTTCAAAAAAAAGCAATGATGAGATTTTAAATCTAGCAAAAAGTGTTTCAGCACAAGATCAAGCAGATTTAATGATAGAAATGCGTAAGAGAATGAATGAAATGAAATACAATGACGCTCAAGAATATCATTACCAATTTAGAAACAACCTAAGAGAAAATGTTTCTAAATTAACTCCGCAAGAAAGAAGTCAAAGAAGAGTTATTGTACAACAAAATATGCAAAATATAACCGATAAAATGAATGGCAAAGAAATAAGAGAGCTTAATCTACACCATAGAGGCTATTCTAAAGGTATGCATCATAGAGGATATCACTCTCAAACACAACCATATGATTGCCCAATGAGGTAA
- a CDS encoding SIMPL domain-containing protein: MKSFLKGLGLGLLCLFLFILGVIFNTEFLGLKNQKQGFEFSRSIEVFNELTPNIYNAILDFSASDELSEKTTISQEEKNQIAKTFKEISERISKEDFCKGGSYTLQPNYNYYQGQKVLNGYKLYSNFTCQFSQDQSKKYEQLLKDIENIASTNTLITFNTKALQASFDEVTLENNKEILYDLALNKADEKAQHYSKVLAKTCKIKNIYFDGNNAKFFSSNLAVAADRVVLPIVKNERQILKADIIFECQ; the protein is encoded by the coding sequence ATGAAAAGTTTTTTAAAAGGACTAGGATTAGGTCTGTTATGTTTGTTTTTATTTATATTAGGCGTTATTTTTAATACCGAATTTCTAGGTTTAAAAAATCAAAAGCAAGGGTTTGAATTCTCAAGAAGCATAGAAGTTTTTAATGAACTTACTCCAAATATTTACAATGCTATATTAGATTTTAGTGCTAGTGATGAGCTTAGTGAAAAAACTACAATCTCGCAAGAAGAAAAAAATCAAATAGCTAAAACATTTAAAGAAATTTCAGAGCGTATATCAAAAGAGGATTTTTGCAAAGGTGGTAGTTATACACTACAACCAAACTATAATTACTACCAAGGACAAAAAGTTCTTAATGGTTATAAATTATATTCTAATTTTACTTGTCAATTTTCACAAGATCAAAGTAAAAAATATGAACAATTGCTTAAAGATATAGAAAATATTGCTTCAACAAACACTTTAATTACTTTTAATACCAAAGCATTACAAGCAAGTTTTGACGAAGTTACTTTAGAAAACAATAAAGAAATTCTCTATGATTTAGCATTAAATAAAGCAGATGAAAAAGCACAACACTACTCTAAAGTATTAGCAAAAACTTGCAAAATAAAAAATATTTATTTTGATGGAAACAATGCAAAATTTTTTAGTTCGAATTTAGCTGTAGCAGCAGATAGAGTTGTTTTGCCTATTGTTAAAAATGAAAGGCAAATTTTAAAAGCTGATATAATTTTTGAATGTCAATAA
- the mutY gene encoding A/G-specific adenine glycosylase yields the protein MYQIHQNILKWYSINGRKNLPWRILHDKYKKYGSENDLRRLKDIDIAYGVYVSEIMLQQTQVKSVLQNYYFQFLSKFPSLQILSMANEDEVLKAWQGLGYYTRARNLHKSAKICVQKFNAKLPYDIKELKMLPGIGEYTAGAIACFGFLQAKAFVDANIKRVLSRFFSLQNPNSKLLMQKANEFLNYNNAFEHNQALLDIGALVCLPKNAKCNFCPLVKHCSGKNEYEKFHIRKKIQYENIVLKILIVQKNNKLLFVKSKEKLYFNLYNFLEYKNEKNAIYIGEFKHSYTKYKIVAKVYFLKNDYFKDNDEHKALSYEQLEHNALSKLTLKALELLKKSVYYAI from the coding sequence ATGTATCAAATTCATCAAAATATTTTAAAATGGTATAGTATAAATGGTAGAAAGAATTTACCTTGGCGTATCTTGCATGATAAATATAAAAAATATGGCAGTGAAAATGATTTAAGAAGATTAAAAGATATTGATATTGCTTATGGGGTTTATGTTAGTGAGATTATGTTGCAACAAACTCAAGTTAAGAGTGTTTTACAAAATTATTATTTTCAATTTTTATCTAAATTTCCTTCCTTGCAAATACTTTCTATGGCAAATGAAGATGAAGTTTTAAAAGCTTGGCAAGGACTTGGATATTATACAAGAGCTAGAAATTTACATAAAAGTGCAAAAATTTGTGTGCAAAAATTTAATGCAAAATTACCTTATGATATAAAAGAGCTTAAAATGCTTCCTGGTATTGGAGAATACACAGCAGGTGCTATAGCTTGTTTTGGGTTTTTACAAGCTAAAGCTTTTGTAGATGCAAATATCAAAAGAGTTTTAAGTAGATTTTTTAGTTTGCAAAATCCAAATTCTAAACTTTTAATGCAAAAAGCAAATGAATTTTTAAACTATAATAATGCATTTGAACATAATCAAGCATTGCTAGACATAGGAGCTTTAGTATGTCTTCCTAAAAATGCAAAATGCAATTTTTGTCCTTTAGTAAAACATTGTAGTGGTAAGAATGAATATGAGAAATTTCATATTCGAAAAAAAATTCAATATGAAAATATTGTTTTAAAAATACTTATAGTGCAAAAAAATAATAAATTGTTATTTGTAAAAAGCAAAGAAAAGCTATATTTTAATTTGTATAATTTTTTAGAATATAAAAATGAAAAAAACGCAATATATATTGGAGAATTTAAACATTCTTATACTAAATATAAAATTGTTGCTAAAGTGTATTTTTTAAAAAATGATTATTTTAAAGATAACGATGAACACAAAGCTTTATCCTATGAACAACTAGAACATAATGCTTTATCTAAATTAACACTAAAAGCCTTAGAGCTTTTAAAAAAGAGTGTTTATTATGCAATTTGA
- a CDS encoding radical SAM/SPASM domain-containing protein has protein sequence MQFEKIYIELSDICGLKCDFCPTQKAQRKSMSLENFEKICKSIHKNAKIFTFHVLGDPLRILNLKEYLDIALKYNMQIELTSSGFYFDNEKINLVLNYKNIHQINISLGAFLSQSRVDLSEYFNPILKLIFLHLEKKNNSFINLRLWNLDKNFTPPSENEKIYKFLEQVFKVKIQTQKIKNRLERHIILHQAKLFKWPSLKDEVIREKGYCYALNGQIAILSDGSLVPCCLDAKADMKLGNCFEKDFNELLKSPLYIELKEGFKQGILKAELCKRCNFLNLKS, from the coding sequence ATGCAATTTGAGAAAATTTATATTGAATTAAGTGATATTTGTGGTTTAAAATGTGATTTTTGCCCCACTCAAAAAGCTCAAAGAAAATCTATGAGTCTTGAAAATTTTGAAAAAATTTGCAAAAGCATACATAAAAATGCAAAGATTTTTACTTTTCATGTGCTTGGAGATCCTTTAAGAATTTTAAATTTAAAAGAATATCTAGATATAGCATTAAAATATAATATGCAAATAGAACTTACCTCAAGTGGATTTTATTTTGATAATGAGAAAATAAATCTAGTGTTAAACTATAAAAATATACATCAGATTAATATATCTTTAGGGGCTTTTTTATCACAAAGTAGAGTGGATTTAAGTGAGTATTTTAACCCTATTTTAAAATTAATTTTTTTGCATTTAGAAAAGAAAAACAATTCTTTTATTAATCTAAGACTTTGGAATTTAGATAAAAATTTCACACCACCATCCGAAAATGAAAAAATATATAAATTTTTAGAGCAAGTTTTTAAAGTAAAAATTCAAACACAAAAAATAAAAAACCGCTTAGAAAGGCATATTATCTTGCATCAGGCTAAACTTTTTAAATGGCCTTCTTTAAAAGATGAGGTTATTAGAGAAAAAGGATATTGTTATGCTTTAAATGGGCAAATTGCTATTTTGAGTGATGGGAGTTTAGTGCCTTGCTGTTTAGATGCCAAAGCAGATATGAAACTTGGAAATTGTTTTGAAAAAGATTTTAATGAACTTTTAAAATCTCCTTTATATATAGAGTTAAAAGAAGGTTTCAAACAAGGAATTTTAAAAGCTGAGCTTTGCAAAAGATGTAATTTTTTGAATTTAAAATCTTAA
- a CDS encoding putative metalloprotease CJM1_0395 family protein, with protein MQINSNYNSVLYIQNPYKNKEKENNQENTNSEIQNSTEDKKNNNEEKTQKVNGKELSEEEVRQVRELEKIDREVKAHEAAHMAAGGALAGGASYGYTRGPDNRMYAIEGEVPIKMQKGNTPEETIANAMQIIAAAMAPADPSPQDYKVAANAMQMQNESRIEQAKKKAEELKAQNEKDTNENDKEYNTNSQAIKSYTQNSSQDYIGSQYNKSA; from the coding sequence ATGCAAATTAACTCAAATTACAATAGTGTTTTATATATACAAAATCCTTACAAAAATAAAGAAAAAGAAAACAATCAGGAAAATACAAATTCTGAAATCCAAAATTCCACAGAAGATAAAAAAAATAACAATGAAGAAAAGACCCAAAAAGTTAATGGTAAAGAATTAAGCGAAGAAGAAGTAAGACAAGTTAGAGAACTCGAAAAAATAGATAGAGAAGTAAAAGCCCATGAAGCAGCTCATATGGCCGCTGGTGGTGCCTTAGCTGGTGGTGCTAGTTATGGCTATACAAGAGGTCCTGATAATAGAATGTATGCAATCGAAGGAGAAGTTCCTATAAAAATGCAAAAAGGAAATACTCCAGAAGAAACTATAGCTAATGCTATGCAAATAATTGCTGCTGCAATGGCACCAGCTGATCCTAGTCCGCAAGATTATAAAGTTGCAGCCAATGCTATGCAAATGCAAAATGAATCACGCATAGAGCAGGCTAAGAAAAAAGCAGAAGAATTAAAAGCTCAAAATGAAAAAGATACAAATGAAAATGACAAAGAATACAATACAAACTCACAAGCTATAAAATCATATACACAAAATTCTTCACAAGATTATATAGGGAGTCAGTATAACAAAAGTGCATAA
- a CDS encoding anaerobic C4-dicarboxylate transporter produces the protein MDIMIILQLVVFLGAIFIGIRLGGIAIGYAGGLGVVILGLVLGMKPGNIPWDVILIIAAAIAAISAMQQAGGLDYMVKVTERILRKHPRFINYLAPACGWLLTILAGTGNAVFSLMPVVIDVAKSQNIKPSVPLSLMVVASQIGITASPVSAAVVYMTGVLEPLGWNYPALIGIWIVTTFAACMITAFIVSLITPMDLSKDPVYQERLKAGLVKSASDVLQSEDKPGAKLSVAIFLITVLAVVLYATAISNNIKWIDPVVIPRDAAIMSFLLTAATLITFLCKVEPAKILDTSVFKSGMTACVCVFGVAWLGNTFVAGHEAGIKEVAGEWVKQTPAMLAVAFFFASMLLYSQAATAKAIVPVIVAALGISATNPGDSYMLVACFAAVSALFVLPTYPTLLGAVQMDDTGTTRIGKFIFNHAFFIPGVLAIAIAVALGFLAVGML, from the coding sequence ATGGATATTATGATTATTTTACAACTTGTTGTCTTCCTTGGGGCAATATTCATAGGTATCCGCCTTGGTGGCATAGCAATAGGCTATGCCGGAGGTTTGGGTGTTGTTATTTTAGGTCTTGTTTTAGGTATGAAACCAGGTAACATTCCTTGGGATGTTATCTTGATTATTGCTGCAGCTATTGCTGCAATTTCAGCAATGCAACAAGCAGGTGGTTTGGATTATATGGTAAAAGTTACTGAAAGAATTTTACGCAAACATCCAAGATTTATCAACTATCTTGCACCAGCTTGCGGTTGGTTGCTTACTATTTTAGCAGGAACTGGTAATGCAGTATTTTCATTAATGCCAGTTGTTATTGATGTTGCAAAATCACAAAACATCAAACCATCAGTTCCACTTTCACTAATGGTTGTAGCTTCACAAATTGGTATTACAGCTTCTCCTGTTAGTGCAGCAGTTGTTTATATGACTGGTGTATTAGAACCACTTGGTTGGAACTATCCTGCATTGATTGGTATTTGGATTGTAACTACTTTTGCTGCTTGTATGATTACAGCTTTCATCGTAAGCTTAATCACTCCTATGGATCTTAGTAAAGACCCTGTATATCAAGAACGCTTAAAAGCTGGTCTTGTAAAAAGTGCTTCAGATGTTTTACAAAGTGAAGACAAACCAGGTGCAAAACTTTCAGTTGCTATTTTCTTAATCACAGTATTAGCGGTTGTTCTTTATGCTACAGCAATTTCTAATAATATCAAATGGATTGATCCAGTAGTTATCCCAAGAGATGCTGCTATTATGAGTTTCTTATTAACAGCTGCGACTTTAATCACATTCTTATGTAAGGTTGAGCCTGCTAAAATTTTAGACACAAGTGTATTTAAATCAGGTATGACAGCTTGTGTATGTGTATTTGGTGTTGCTTGGCTTGGTAATACTTTCGTTGCAGGACATGAAGCAGGTATTAAAGAAGTAGCAGGTGAATGGGTTAAACAAACTCCAGCTATGCTTGCTGTTGCTTTCTTCTTTGCTAGTATGCTTTTATATTCTCAAGCAGCTACAGCAAAAGCTATTGTTCCAGTTATCGTTGCCGCATTAGGAATTTCAGCTACAAATCCTGGAGATTCTTATATGCTAGTTGCTTGTTTTGCTGCTGTTTCAGCACTTTTCGTTCTTCCAACCTATCCAACTTTGCTAGGTGCAGTTCAAATGGACGATACAGGCACAACAAGAATTGGAAAATTCATTTTCAACCACGCATTCTTTATACCTGGTGTGTTAGCTATAGCTATAGCTGTTGCCCTAGGTTTCTTAGCAGTAGGAATGCTTTAA
- a CDS encoding aspartate ammonia-lyase, producing MGTRKEHDFIGELEISDEVYYGVQTFRALENFHMSGRKLQDYPYFVKAFAQVKKAAALANKEVGVLDADKADAIAKACDRLIAGEFLDQFVVDMIQGGAGTSTNMNTNEVITNIALESMGHKKGEYQYLHPNDHTNLGQSTNDTYPSSIKVATYAKLTDLLKAMENLKTELEIKAKDYKDIIKMGRTELEDAVPTTLGNTFNAFATYIKSDIEKITAARDSMTYLNLGATAIGTGINCHPDYKFVVEKKLKEITGVDFKPAEDFIAATQDTADFVHVSGALKTAAVRLSKIANDLRLMNSGPRCGLAEISLPAMQPGSSIMPGKVNPVICEVVGEACYEVIGNDVTIMLCSERGEFELNAFEPGIAYGLFNSIVLLENAMKTLAEKAVKGLKANPENCKKLVLNSIGIVTAFNPVLGYEKSASIAKEALETGKAVGDICLERGYLSKEKIDEILTPENMLNPHMTEKRKA from the coding sequence ATGGGAACAAGAAAAGAACACGACTTTATTGGCGAATTAGAAATTTCTGATGAAGTTTATTATGGAGTGCAAACTTTTAGGGCACTAGAAAACTTCCATATGAGTGGTAGAAAATTACAAGATTATCCTTATTTTGTAAAAGCTTTCGCTCAAGTAAAAAAAGCAGCTGCTCTTGCTAACAAAGAAGTTGGAGTTCTTGATGCAGACAAAGCTGATGCTATTGCTAAAGCTTGCGATAGATTGATTGCTGGCGAATTTTTAGATCAGTTTGTAGTAGATATGATTCAAGGTGGTGCTGGAACTAGTACAAATATGAATACTAATGAAGTTATCACTAATATTGCTCTTGAAAGTATGGGACACAAAAAAGGTGAATACCAATATCTTCACCCAAATGATCATACAAACTTAGGACAATCTACAAACGACACCTATCCAAGCTCAATCAAAGTAGCAACTTATGCAAAACTTACTGATCTTTTAAAAGCTATGGAAAATTTAAAAACTGAGCTTGAAATTAAAGCTAAAGATTACAAAGATATTATTAAAATGGGTAGAACAGAGCTTGAAGATGCAGTTCCTACTACACTAGGTAATACTTTTAATGCATTTGCTACTTATATCAAAAGTGATATTGAAAAAATCACAGCAGCTAGAGATTCTATGACTTATTTAAATCTTGGTGCAACAGCTATTGGCACAGGAATTAACTGCCACCCTGATTATAAATTTGTGGTTGAGAAAAAATTAAAAGAAATCACTGGTGTTGATTTCAAGCCTGCTGAAGATTTTATTGCTGCTACTCAAGATACAGCTGATTTTGTTCATGTAAGTGGTGCTTTAAAAACAGCAGCAGTTAGACTTTCTAAAATTGCAAACGACTTAAGATTGATGAATTCAGGTCCAAGATGCGGTCTAGCTGAAATTAGCTTACCTGCTATGCAACCAGGTAGTTCTATTATGCCAGGTAAAGTAAATCCTGTAATTTGTGAAGTAGTTGGCGAAGCTTGCTATGAAGTTATAGGTAATGATGTTACTATCATGCTTTGCTCTGAAAGAGGTGAATTCGAACTTAATGCATTTGAACCAGGTATTGCTTATGGCTTATTTAACTCTATAGTGCTGCTTGAAAACGCTATGAAAACTCTAGCAGAAAAAGCTGTTAAAGGGTTAAAAGCAAACCCTGAAAATTGCAAAAAACTTGTACTAAATTCAATCGGTATAGTAACTGCATTTAATCCTGTTTTAGGTTATGAAAAATCAGCAAGTATCGCTAAAGAGGCTTTAGAAACTGGTAAAGCAGTTGGTGATATTTGTCTTGAAAGAGGGTATTTATCAAAAGAAAAAATTGATGAGATTTTAACACCAGAAAATATGTTAAATCCACATATGACAGAAAAAAGAAAAGCTTAA